CTAAAGGGTTTAGCTGTTATTGTACTAGGTGGTTTAGGAAGTATTCCTGGTGCCGTCTTGGGAGGTTTAGCGATCGGACTTGTGGAGGCATTTGTCCCTTCAGATTATTCTGCTTATAAGGATGCGTTTGCTTTTGGAATACTATTCATAATGCTGATAGTTAGACCTCAGGGTTTGCTAGGGCGTCGGCTGATTCAAAAAGTATAGTTATTGGAATGTTAAATGTAAAACTAAATATTGCTCGTTAATTTTTTATTTTTAATGTGTTGCAATGAGTGATTTTTTGAACACTTATGGATCGCTGATCGTTTCTATGGTGTTGGGGGCACTACTAGGATTGTCGTTGTACCTACCGCTGATGACTGGACAGTTATCTCTAGCTAGTCCTGGTTTTTATGCGCTGGGCGGATATATTGCAGCGATTCTATCTACCCAGGTATTTCGCGTTAGTGGCGGTTTATTCCCGATTCCGCTGCTGTTATTGGAGATGCTGGTTGCTGGTATAGTCTCTGGCATATTGGGCGTTATGGTGGGGATTCCGGCGCTGCGGTTGCGGGGGATCTATTTAGCGATCGCTACCATTGCCTTTGTAGAAGTTTTGCGCGTCCTATCGCTAAATTTGGATATTACTGGCGGCGCTGTCGGTATTTTTGGCATCCCCCAACCTTTCCAAACCCCTATCGAGTATTTGTGGATAGCGTTTCCTTTACTAATTATTAGTATGGTATTGCTTTATCGACTTGAACGAATTCGGGCAGGAAGGGCATTTACAGCTATTCGAGAAGATGAATTAGCCGCGGGGGCGATGGGAATCAATCCAACTTACTACAAAGTTCTAGCTTTTACCCTGGGCGCGATTTTGGCAGGAATCGCTGGGGCAGTTAGCGCCCATTTTCTTAATACCTGGAACGCCCGCCAAGGCACCTTTGATGCCAGTATTGTTTATTTAACTTCTGTCTTAATTGGTGGAACTAGAACTTTTGTAGGACCTGTATTGGGTGGTATGGTATTTACAGCTTTGCCGGAAATATTAAGGGGAATTGCAGATACTAGCGGTTTACCTACCTGGTTAGCAGGATTCCTCCGAGATGGTCGCTTGATTATTTTTGGGTTCCTAATAGTTGTGGGAACGATATTTTTCCCACAAGGCTTGGTGACGCCAGAATTGTTTAAGAGAAAAATGAAGAATAAAGCATGAAGGATGAAATTTCACCTTTAAAACTTGACACTTTGCCCTGTCTGGAAGCAAAAGCACTAATGCGCCAGTTTGGTGGCTTAGTAGCGGTGAATAATGTATCTTTCACGGTTCATAAAAATGAGATTTTTGGTTTAATTGGCCCCAATGGTGCTGGTAAAACTACACTATTTAATCTGATGACTGGGTTAATCCGGCCTTCCAGCGGGCAATTAGTCTATCAAGGCGAGGAAATTTCCCAGCGCCCTCCCCATCAAATCGCTGCTAAAGGTATCGCCAGAACTTTTCAAAATATTCGCTTATTTGGTAATCTTTCGGCTCTGGAAAATGTGATGATTGCGCGGCATATTCATAATAAGGGCGCTAATATTCTATCTACTCTGTTAACTGGGCTGTTGAGTTTACCATCAGCGTCTAGGCGAGAACAGTTAAATAAACAAAAAGCGATCGCGTTACTGGATATGGTGGGATTAAGCGATCGCGCCCAAGAAAAAGCTCGAAATTTTCCCTATGGAGATCAGCGTCGCTTAGAAATTGCCAGGGCGCTAGCGTTAGAACCGCAAATTCTATTGTTAGATGAGCCTGCGGCTGGCATGAATCCTAGCGAAAAACACCAATTAAGCGAATTTATCCGAGAAATCCGCCAACAGTTTAACTTGACGATAATCTTGATTGAACATCACGTGCCGCTGGTAATGGGATTATGCGATCGCATTGCCGTGTTAAATTTTGGTAAGTTGATTGCTTTGGGCGAACCATCGGTTATCAGAAACGATCCGTCTGTCATTGAAGCTTATTTGGGAAATGAATGAGGGCTTTAAACGCTGATGAACGCTGATAAATCCAGAGAATCAGGTGATGGGCAAGAAAAGTTTACCCTGCTTGAGCTTAAAAATATTTTTGTTAATTATGGTGGAATTCAGGCTTTAAACGATATTAGTTTGACTGTCAATAACGGCGAGGTTGTCACTCTTATTGGTGCCAACGGCGCTGGAAAAAGTACAACCCTACGCGCTATCTCTAAGATAATCAATCCCCGAATTGGTAGCATTATTTACAGCGGTCGCAATATTACTCATCGCCAACCTCATGAAGTAGTGCGGCTAGGAATTGCTCATTCTCCGGAAGGACGTAGAGTATTAGCACGACAAACTGTTTTTGATAACTTAGAATTGGGTGCTTATATCCACTCCAATCAGGACGTCGTGAGGGCTGATATTAATCGTCAATTTGAGATGTTTCCACGTCTGAAAGAACGTCGCAATCAACTTGCTGGGACACTCAGCGGTGGCGAACAGCAAATGTTAGCGATCGCTCGTGCTTTGATGAGCCGTCCAAAACTGTTACTATTAGATGAGCCAAGCTTGGGTCTTGCCCCTACAATTGTCAGAGAAATTTTTTCCATTATTCAAAATCTCCGCGATACAGGGGTAACTATCCTTTTAGTTGAGCAAAACGCTAATCTGGCTCTAGAAATTTCTGATAGAGGATATGTACTTGAAGCTGGTTGTATCACCTTGACAGGAAAATCTTCTGACTTGCTTA
This is a stretch of genomic DNA from Coleofasciculus sp. FACHB-T130. It encodes these proteins:
- a CDS encoding branched-chain amino acid ABC transporter permease, producing MSDFLNTYGSLIVSMVLGALLGLSLYLPLMTGQLSLASPGFYALGGYIAAILSTQVFRVSGGLFPIPLLLLEMLVAGIVSGILGVMVGIPALRLRGIYLAIATIAFVEVLRVLSLNLDITGGAVGIFGIPQPFQTPIEYLWIAFPLLIISMVLLYRLERIRAGRAFTAIREDELAAGAMGINPTYYKVLAFTLGAILAGIAGAVSAHFLNTWNARQGTFDASIVYLTSVLIGGTRTFVGPVLGGMVFTALPEILRGIADTSGLPTWLAGFLRDGRLIIFGFLIVVGTIFFPQGLVTPELFKRKMKNKA
- a CDS encoding ABC transporter ATP-binding protein, whose amino-acid sequence is MKDEISPLKLDTLPCLEAKALMRQFGGLVAVNNVSFTVHKNEIFGLIGPNGAGKTTLFNLMTGLIRPSSGQLVYQGEEISQRPPHQIAAKGIARTFQNIRLFGNLSALENVMIARHIHNKGANILSTLLTGLLSLPSASRREQLNKQKAIALLDMVGLSDRAQEKARNFPYGDQRRLEIARALALEPQILLLDEPAAGMNPSEKHQLSEFIREIRQQFNLTIILIEHHVPLVMGLCDRIAVLNFGKLIALGEPSVIRNDPSVIEAYLGNE
- a CDS encoding ABC transporter ATP-binding protein; translation: MNADKSRESGDGQEKFTLLELKNIFVNYGGIQALNDISLTVNNGEVVTLIGANGAGKSTTLRAISKIINPRIGSIIYSGRNITHRQPHEVVRLGIAHSPEGRRVLARQTVFDNLELGAYIHSNQDVVRADINRQFEMFPRLKERRNQLAGTLSGGEQQMLAIARALMSRPKLLLLDEPSLGLAPTIVREIFSIIQNLRDTGVTILLVEQNANLALEISDRGYVLEAGCITLTGKSSDLLKDERVMKAYLG